One window of the Perca flavescens isolate YP-PL-M2 chromosome 16, PFLA_1.0, whole genome shotgun sequence genome contains the following:
- the nkx6.1 gene encoding homeobox protein Nkx-6.1 isoform X2: protein MLAVHAGQMDGSRQSAFLLSTPPLAALHSMTEMKTPLYPAYPLSSPGPNCSTSPATTSPNPGGIAVSQCSSATPHGINDILSRPPASAAAASCSSAAAGILSGLPRFSSLSPPPPPGLYFSPGAAAVAASVARYPKPLAELPGRTPIFWPGVMQSAHWRDAARFACSPHHNSVLLDKDGKRKHTRPTFSGQQIFALEKTFEQTKYLAGPERARLAYSLGMTESQVKVWFQNRRTKWRKKHAAEMATAKKKQDSETERLKGTSDNEDEDDDYNKPLDPNSDDEKITQLLQKHKPLLLHTSENDSS, encoded by the exons ATGTTAGCGGTGCATGCAGGGCAGATGGACGGGTCCCGACAGAGCGCCTTCCTCCTCAGCACCCCCCCTTTAGCAGCTCTTCACAGCATGACCGAGATGAAGACCCCGCTGTACCCGGCGTACCCGCTCTCCTCCCCGGGGCCCAACTGCTCCACGTCCCCGGCCACCACGTCCCCTAACCCGGGCGGGATCGCCGTGTCG CAGTGTTCCTCCGCGACCCCGCACGGAATAAACGACATCCTGAGCCGGCCCCCCGCGTCCGCAGCCGCCGCTTCTTGTTCCTCTGCTGCGGCGGGGATTCTGTCCGGTTTGCCCCGGTTCAGCAGCCTCAGCCCGCCGCCGCCCCCCGGACTTTACTTCAGCCCCGGGGCCGCGGCGGTGGCCGCCAGTGTGGCCCGGTACCCGAAGCCTCTTGCGGAGCTGCCGGGCCGGACGCCCATCTTCTGGCCCGGAGTCATGCAGAGCGCGCACTGGAGGGACGCCGCCAGGTTCGCGTGTTCACCGC ATCACAACTCGGTGCTGCTGGACAAAGACGGGAAGAGGAAACACACGCGGCCCACTTTCTCTGGACAGCAGATCTTCGCTCTGGAAAAGACTTTTGAACAAACGAAATATCTGGCGGGGCCGGAGAGAGCGCGCCTGGCTTATTCTCTGGGCATGACCGAGAGCCAAGTCAAG GTGTGGTTCCAGAACCGGAGGACTAAATGGAGGAAAAAGCACGCGGCGGAGATGGCCACGGCCAAGAAGAAGCAGGACTCGGAGACCGAGAGGCTGAAGGGGACCTCGGACAACGAGGACGAGGACGACGACTACAACAAGCCCCTGGACCCGAACTCAGACGACGAGAAGATCACACAGCTGCTGCAGAAACACAAGCCGCTGCTGCTGCACACTTCAGAGAACGACAGCtcctaa
- the nkx6.1 gene encoding homeobox protein Nkx-6.1 isoform X1, which translates to MLAVHAGQMDGSRQSAFLLSTPPLAALHSMTEMKTPLYPAYPLSSPGPNCSTSPATTSPNPGGIAVSVSSKSSTAGGQLSSGLGSPQQCSSATPHGINDILSRPPASAAAASCSSAAAGILSGLPRFSSLSPPPPPGLYFSPGAAAVAASVARYPKPLAELPGRTPIFWPGVMQSAHWRDAARFACSPHHNSVLLDKDGKRKHTRPTFSGQQIFALEKTFEQTKYLAGPERARLAYSLGMTESQVKVWFQNRRTKWRKKHAAEMATAKKKQDSETERLKGTSDNEDEDDDYNKPLDPNSDDEKITQLLQKHKPLLLHTSENDSS; encoded by the exons ATGTTAGCGGTGCATGCAGGGCAGATGGACGGGTCCCGACAGAGCGCCTTCCTCCTCAGCACCCCCCCTTTAGCAGCTCTTCACAGCATGACCGAGATGAAGACCCCGCTGTACCCGGCGTACCCGCTCTCCTCCCCGGGGCCCAACTGCTCCACGTCCCCGGCCACCACGTCCCCTAACCCGGGCGGGATCGCCGTGTCGGTGTCCTCTAAGAGCTCCACGGCTGGGGGCCAGCTGTCCTCGGGGCTCGGATCTCCGCAGCAGTGTTCCTCCGCGACCCCGCACGGAATAAACGACATCCTGAGCCGGCCCCCCGCGTCCGCAGCCGCCGCTTCTTGTTCCTCTGCTGCGGCGGGGATTCTGTCCGGTTTGCCCCGGTTCAGCAGCCTCAGCCCGCCGCCGCCCCCCGGACTTTACTTCAGCCCCGGGGCCGCGGCGGTGGCCGCCAGTGTGGCCCGGTACCCGAAGCCTCTTGCGGAGCTGCCGGGCCGGACGCCCATCTTCTGGCCCGGAGTCATGCAGAGCGCGCACTGGAGGGACGCCGCCAGGTTCGCGTGTTCACCGC ATCACAACTCGGTGCTGCTGGACAAAGACGGGAAGAGGAAACACACGCGGCCCACTTTCTCTGGACAGCAGATCTTCGCTCTGGAAAAGACTTTTGAACAAACGAAATATCTGGCGGGGCCGGAGAGAGCGCGCCTGGCTTATTCTCTGGGCATGACCGAGAGCCAAGTCAAG GTGTGGTTCCAGAACCGGAGGACTAAATGGAGGAAAAAGCACGCGGCGGAGATGGCCACGGCCAAGAAGAAGCAGGACTCGGAGACCGAGAGGCTGAAGGGGACCTCGGACAACGAGGACGAGGACGACGACTACAACAAGCCCCTGGACCCGAACTCAGACGACGAGAAGATCACACAGCTGCTGCAGAAACACAAGCCGCTGCTGCTGCACACTTCAGAGAACGACAGCtcctaa